In a single window of the Rhodopirellula bahusiensis genome:
- a CDS encoding MotA/TolQ/ExbB proton channel family protein, whose amino-acid sequence MKPHDFNANDTFSPADHWGEPVEPPTKLQASPQASNHEKAAADEPSDLVDSPSMLSKIVTSVGPIGLGLVLSAVFYGVVFGANWGPLNRYFLGHPVAVAAAILFCVAVAILAVRALQVARDRHQLELLRDEDLMAHATGVASDSPAQRWLQQNDAGAIARNWRKALRSLPSATRNSLLVRRLNEVLGRQTHRTGTGDLPQDLRELSERDADAAHDSFGLIRIIVWAIPMLGFLGTVIGITQTLGGLDFTDGTAAVDRLKSGLYVAFDTTALGLVLSVLAIFLQFPVERSQQSLLANVDLRVRNLVSEALPSDDAGDSQTALVTQLCDGIRVAVQESLATQAKLWRETIEEAQASWRTQHNEGSEQFRKLMQASLQPALTSHADRIEATVSRLDTIGNGVSQTLQDQTKSWNDAMHATAVEVQTHRRTLMTHTEAMTALAAQQGMQAQPEASVVELDPVMGDAMRTLARAVDSLSQRLPAAKAPSGRDDSTSKRRAA is encoded by the coding sequence ATGAAGCCTCACGATTTCAACGCCAACGACACGTTTTCCCCCGCCGATCATTGGGGCGAACCCGTCGAGCCTCCGACGAAATTGCAGGCCTCTCCGCAAGCCAGCAACCACGAAAAGGCCGCGGCGGATGAACCGTCCGACTTGGTCGATTCGCCTTCCATGCTGTCGAAGATCGTGACCTCCGTCGGTCCAATCGGGCTGGGACTGGTCCTATCCGCCGTGTTTTACGGCGTTGTCTTCGGAGCCAATTGGGGCCCACTGAACCGATACTTTCTCGGGCACCCGGTCGCTGTTGCCGCCGCGATTTTGTTTTGCGTCGCAGTCGCCATCCTCGCCGTTCGCGCCTTGCAAGTCGCTCGCGATCGACATCAACTGGAATTGCTTCGCGACGAAGATTTGATGGCTCACGCGACTGGTGTCGCCTCGGATTCACCCGCGCAGCGATGGCTCCAGCAGAACGACGCTGGCGCAATCGCTCGGAATTGGCGAAAAGCCTTGCGGTCACTTCCATCAGCCACTCGAAATTCGTTGCTGGTCCGTCGCCTGAACGAAGTGCTGGGGCGTCAAACGCATCGCACGGGAACCGGAGACCTGCCGCAAGACTTGCGGGAACTGTCCGAGCGCGACGCCGATGCGGCTCATGACTCCTTTGGCTTGATCCGCATCATCGTGTGGGCCATTCCAATGCTTGGTTTCTTGGGCACGGTTATCGGGATCACACAAACGCTCGGCGGATTGGACTTCACCGATGGGACTGCCGCGGTGGATCGATTGAAGAGCGGTTTGTACGTCGCCTTCGATACCACAGCGCTTGGATTGGTGCTGTCGGTTCTCGCGATTTTCCTGCAGTTCCCCGTCGAACGTTCTCAACAAAGCTTGCTCGCCAACGTTGATCTGCGAGTTCGCAATTTGGTCTCGGAAGCTTTGCCCAGCGACGATGCCGGCGACAGCCAAACCGCTCTGGTCACGCAGTTGTGCGATGGCATCCGAGTCGCGGTGCAAGAGTCCCTTGCCACGCAAGCCAAACTGTGGCGGGAAACAATCGAAGAAGCCCAAGCGTCGTGGCGAACTCAGCACAACGAAGGTTCCGAACAGTTCCGCAAATTGATGCAAGCGTCATTGCAACCGGCGCTGACCAGTCACGCGGACCGGATCGAAGCCACCGTGTCTCGGTTGGACACGATCGGAAACGGCGTCAGTCAAACGTTGCAAGACCAAACGAAGTCTTGGAACGATGCGATGCACGCGACCGCTGTGGAAGTGCAAACGCATCGCCGCACCTTGATGACTCACACCGAAGCTATGACCGCACTCGCGGCTCAGCAAGGCATGCAGGCACAACCGGAAGCGTCTGTCGTTGAACTGGATCCGGTGATGGGGGATGCGATGCGAACACTCGCACGTGCCGTCGATTCATTGTCGCAACGATTGCCTGCGGCAAAAGCTCCCAGCGGACGTGATGACTCCACCAGCAAAAGGCGTGCGGCATGA
- a CDS encoding coiled-coil domain-containing protein, which yields MSRRRASLSPSLFPFLAVLVCTLGTLILLLALVAEKAQDTSVPQVAQQAEAVASTIDPSDDEKTSSEDESGDAQADSDAPPAMTAALAQQLLEEEQFRVEQLVSHREKQTSKVERRRDELTQVQTAAKKLRDRLKQLSDEVDAAIAPDDATKVDEQAIVMMREEMETLRREIAELEHVKSGEKPRVVIVPHRGPNGTARRPVYVECTEVGVTIWPENTRITHTQLLAGVQSGSPRRNPLDAALRVFRQHAMQNYGDGVPPYPLLIVRPDGIETFVTARAAMQDWDDQYGYELVPAEVDLAFPKPDRVLKPKMELAVHEAASRNIQQYIGESRGGRGGNGNGDGLQSLNGGSTLGGASSRPSGNGFANADAFSAKPSGGLGPGEGSGNGELTNNPYAGQPSGATSQLSSDSNSRMQPAQKPLPVLSARSLDRQARANGFMPSRDSGPPLPAGGLAEPIPGSSQSSFGAVNSRSDALNDYLAQKDNPLLGDPQGDTSRDPSASSGSMSDPSADGTDGESTADETDPDFRGSSSPVNGEQVAGMQQSTGGQSASASVSQSSASPPSSSQAPDSANQPPPSMNMQSQQQPSATVRREGRDWALPRSMAGINGTQVVRPIAMVCHHDRYELVQNNVVVATFPFENSSVHKATMQLATAVHDRVDGWGATLPGGRWQPRLDVLVAPHADQRFHELQTLMHDSGVEITRRVR from the coding sequence ATGAGTCGGCGACGCGCCTCGCTGTCTCCTTCGTTGTTCCCGTTCCTCGCGGTGCTGGTCTGCACGCTGGGTACCTTGATCCTGTTGCTGGCTCTCGTGGCCGAAAAAGCTCAGGACACCTCGGTCCCGCAAGTTGCTCAGCAAGCGGAAGCGGTAGCATCGACGATCGACCCTTCGGATGACGAAAAGACTTCGTCCGAGGATGAGTCAGGTGACGCGCAAGCAGATTCTGATGCACCGCCAGCCATGACCGCGGCGTTGGCTCAACAGTTGTTGGAAGAAGAACAATTTCGCGTCGAACAATTGGTATCACATCGAGAAAAGCAAACCAGCAAAGTCGAACGACGTCGTGACGAACTGACTCAAGTTCAAACGGCCGCGAAAAAACTGCGTGATCGGCTGAAGCAACTCAGCGATGAAGTTGATGCAGCGATCGCTCCCGATGATGCCACCAAAGTCGACGAACAAGCCATCGTGATGATGCGTGAAGAGATGGAAACGCTGCGCCGCGAAATTGCCGAACTCGAACACGTCAAATCAGGCGAAAAACCTCGCGTCGTCATCGTGCCTCACCGCGGTCCCAACGGAACGGCTCGCCGGCCCGTTTATGTGGAGTGCACCGAAGTCGGCGTCACGATCTGGCCCGAGAACACTCGCATCACACACACACAATTGTTGGCTGGCGTTCAATCTGGATCGCCTCGTCGCAATCCACTTGACGCAGCTCTTCGAGTGTTCCGGCAACACGCGATGCAAAATTATGGCGACGGAGTTCCACCGTACCCGTTGCTCATCGTTCGTCCCGATGGCATCGAGACATTTGTGACCGCCCGAGCTGCGATGCAGGATTGGGATGACCAATACGGATACGAGCTGGTTCCCGCAGAAGTGGACCTGGCGTTTCCCAAACCCGACCGAGTCTTGAAACCCAAGATGGAGTTAGCCGTTCATGAAGCCGCCAGCCGCAACATTCAACAGTACATCGGCGAAAGTCGTGGCGGCCGGGGAGGCAATGGCAACGGAGACGGCCTGCAAAGCTTGAACGGCGGCTCGACGCTCGGGGGTGCTTCGTCACGACCGTCCGGCAACGGTTTCGCGAATGCGGATGCATTCAGTGCCAAACCAAGTGGTGGCTTGGGACCCGGTGAAGGAAGCGGCAACGGTGAACTCACCAACAATCCGTACGCTGGCCAACCCAGCGGAGCCACATCGCAACTCAGCAGCGACTCAAACTCACGCATGCAACCGGCTCAAAAACCGTTACCAGTTCTTTCGGCTCGTTCGCTCGATCGCCAAGCACGTGCCAACGGCTTCATGCCGTCTCGTGATTCAGGCCCGCCATTGCCCGCCGGCGGACTGGCGGAACCAATTCCGGGATCCAGTCAATCCAGCTTCGGCGCGGTCAATTCGCGATCTGATGCTTTGAACGACTACTTGGCTCAAAAAGACAATCCGCTGTTGGGTGATCCACAAGGCGACACCAGTCGCGATCCGTCCGCAAGTTCGGGATCGATGAGCGATCCATCCGCCGACGGCACCGACGGCGAATCCACCGCCGACGAAACCGATCCGGATTTCCGCGGCTCCAGTTCGCCGGTCAACGGCGAGCAAGTCGCTGGCATGCAGCAATCGACCGGCGGCCAATCGGCCTCCGCCTCCGTTTCCCAATCGTCGGCCTCGCCACCATCGTCGAGCCAGGCACCTGATTCAGCCAATCAGCCACCGCCAAGCATGAACATGCAGTCGCAACAGCAACCATCCGCAACGGTGCGCCGCGAAGGCAGAGACTGGGCGCTGCCACGTTCGATGGCCGGCATCAATGGAACTCAGGTCGTGCGTCCGATCGCGATGGTTTGCCACCACGATCGATACGAGTTGGTTCAAAACAATGTCGTCGTTGCAACGTTCCCCTTCGAGAACAGTTCGGTTCACAAAGCGACCATGCAATTGGCGACTGCGGTTCACGACCGAGTGGACGGTTGGGGAGCGACGCTTCCCGGAGGCCGCTGGCAACCTCGACTCGATGTATTGGTGGCACCGCATGCCGATCAACGTTTTCATGAACTGCAGACGTTGATGCACGACAGCGGTGTGGAAATCACGCGGAGGGTTCGATGA